A genomic region of Streptococcus suis contains the following coding sequences:
- the ccrZ gene encoding cell cycle regulator CcrZ, with amino-acid sequence MQFDTSGLQLQSIAGNSGKAFKGLRSDGTPVFVKYEMPPIVSALAREQITPPVLSANREVGMGHRVEQEWLNGRTLERQDMTSKQIRQILVRMHYSRILLNQALQMNYTYMEPQDLVYRWQKEAPTRLGQNSYLQSICQDLLNNLPRFRQEVATFVHGDLHHSNWVETTSGLVYLTDWETACVTDRMLDVAYILTHYIPRQSWEEWLRAYGYKYNSTVLNKVYWYGQLGYLNQIAKHVESYNVLAANKEIYALRQFRQSFYKEV; translated from the coding sequence ATGCAGTTTGATACCAGTGGGCTACAATTACAGTCTATTGCAGGAAATAGTGGCAAAGCGTTTAAAGGCCTACGGTCAGACGGAACGCCAGTCTTTGTGAAGTATGAGATGCCTCCGATAGTGTCTGCTCTTGCGCGTGAGCAAATTACACCACCCGTTTTGTCAGCAAATCGTGAAGTAGGAATGGGGCATCGTGTAGAGCAGGAGTGGTTGAATGGTCGTACCTTGGAGCGTCAAGATATGACTAGTAAACAGATTCGTCAAATACTGGTGAGAATGCACTATTCTCGCATTTTGCTCAATCAGGCTTTGCAGATGAATTACACCTATATGGAACCTCAGGATTTGGTTTATCGTTGGCAAAAAGAGGCGCCAACTAGATTGGGACAGAATTCTTATCTGCAATCTATCTGTCAAGATTTATTGAATAATCTACCAAGATTCCGTCAAGAGGTGGCAACATTTGTTCACGGAGATTTGCATCATAGTAACTGGGTAGAAACGACGTCTGGTTTGGTGTATTTGACAGATTGGGAGACCGCTTGTGTAACGGATCGGATGTTGGATGTTGCCTATATTTTGACGCATTATATTCCTCGTCAGTCCTGGGAAGAGTGGCTCCGGGCTTACGGCTACAAATATAACAGCACAGTGTTAAATAAGGTTTATTGGTATGGCCAGCTTGGCTATCTAAACCAAATTGCTAAGCATGTAGAAAGCTACAATGTTTTGGCTGCAAATAAAGAAATTTACGCTCTACGGCAATTCCGTCAGAGTTTCTATAAGGAAGTATGA
- a CDS encoding ABC transporter permease: protein MKELFQQRRLDFLNRCSKYLRYVLNDHFVLVLMVLLGFLSLQYRQLLLSLPENPLPIILVVIAISLLVLLSGRIATYLEEADQIFLLTKEKDILQGLEVAARRTVLFWSSIQVVVQLVLLPIYLKLGLPVWMIVAGLLTLLVLKCLLVKRQLVAYQSQGVLDWSKAIQDEQKRKQSILRFFALFTTVKGISTTVRPRSYLNGILRLVKSRQTWFYLYLRAFLRSGDYLGLTIRLLLLAILSLFAIEESWLSIGLVLVFHYLLVFQLLGLYKHYDYQYVTQLYPLEKDSKKIGLQNLLRVILYSLLLVELGFALLFSKENTMVVVLLLVGIFLHEIYLPLKLKKLID from the coding sequence ATGAAAGAATTGTTTCAACAACGCCGACTAGATTTTTTAAATCGTTGTTCCAAATATCTGCGCTATGTTCTGAATGACCATTTTGTTTTGGTTCTCATGGTTTTATTAGGCTTTTTGAGTTTGCAATACCGTCAATTATTATTGTCATTACCTGAGAATCCGTTGCCGATTATTTTGGTGGTTATTGCAATCAGTCTACTGGTGCTATTGTCCGGAAGAATTGCGACTTATTTAGAAGAAGCTGATCAAATCTTCTTATTGACCAAGGAAAAAGACATTCTGCAAGGACTCGAGGTTGCAGCCAGACGCACGGTCTTGTTTTGGTCCTCTATACAGGTGGTGGTTCAGCTTGTTTTGTTACCAATCTATTTGAAACTGGGTTTGCCGGTGTGGATGATTGTAGCTGGTCTTCTTACTTTGTTGGTTTTAAAATGTCTTCTTGTCAAGCGCCAATTAGTGGCTTATCAGTCACAGGGAGTATTGGACTGGTCTAAGGCTATTCAAGATGAACAAAAAAGGAAACAGTCTATTTTACGTTTCTTTGCCTTGTTTACGACGGTTAAAGGCATCAGCACGACAGTTAGACCGAGAAGCTATCTCAATGGAATCTTGCGTCTTGTCAAGTCGAGACAGACTTGGTTTTATCTCTACTTACGGGCTTTCTTGCGTTCAGGAGACTACTTGGGCTTGACGATACGTCTACTGTTGTTGGCGATTTTGTCTCTATTTGCCATCGAAGAATCGTGGTTATCCATCGGCCTAGTTTTAGTCTTTCATTATTTGCTTGTCTTCCAGTTGTTGGGGCTTTACAAGCACTATGATTATCAATATGTAACACAACTGTATCCTTTGGAGAAAGATTCCAAGAAAATCGGTCTTCAGAATTTGCTTAGAGTGATTTTATACAGTCTATTACTGGTAGAATTGGGCTTTGCTCTGCTATTTTCTAAAGAGAATACGATGGTAGTCGTCTTACTTCTCGTGGGGATTTTCTTGCATGAAATATATTTGCCTCTAAAATTAAAAAAATTGATTGACTAA
- a CDS encoding ABC transporter ATP-binding protein produces MLEVKNVTGGYVNIPVLKDVSFTVEDGQLVGLIGLNGAGKSTTIKEIIGLLTPYQGQIAIDGLTLLQGAENYRKKIGFIPETPSLYEELTLKEHLEVVAMAYDLSWEQAWGRVEHLLKLFRLDEKLDWFPVNFSKGMKQKVMIICAFMVEPSLLIVDEPFLGLDPVAISDLIALLEEEKSKGTSILMSTHVLDSAEKMCDSFVILHQGQVRATGNLEELQSAFGMDGASLNEIYLALTQEGVAG; encoded by the coding sequence ATGTTAGAAGTAAAAAATGTAACTGGAGGGTATGTCAATATCCCGGTTTTGAAAGATGTATCTTTTACGGTTGAGGATGGTCAATTAGTTGGTCTAATTGGTTTAAATGGTGCAGGGAAATCAACGACTATTAAGGAAATTATCGGTCTTTTGACACCTTATCAAGGACAGATTGCAATTGACGGCCTAACTTTGCTACAAGGGGCTGAAAATTATCGGAAGAAGATTGGGTTTATCCCTGAAACACCAAGTTTGTATGAAGAACTAACCCTCAAAGAGCACTTGGAAGTGGTAGCAATGGCCTATGATTTATCCTGGGAGCAAGCTTGGGGACGTGTTGAGCACTTGTTAAAACTGTTTCGCTTGGATGAAAAATTGGACTGGTTTCCTGTCAATTTTTCAAAGGGAATGAAGCAGAAGGTCATGATTATTTGTGCTTTTATGGTGGAGCCGAGTCTGCTGATTGTTGATGAGCCTTTTCTGGGATTAGACCCTGTGGCTATCTCTGACTTGATCGCTCTTTTGGAGGAAGAAAAATCTAAGGGGACTTCCATTCTCATGTCCACTCACGTTCTTGACTCAGCTGAGAAAATGTGCGACTCTTTTGTGATTTTACATCAGGGACAGGTCCGTGCAACTGGAAATTTGGAGGAGCTACAAAGCGCATTTGGTATGGATGGTGCAAGTTTGAACGAAATTTATCTGGCCTTGACGCAAGAAGGAGTGGCTGGATGA
- a CDS encoding HIT family protein, with amino-acid sequence MSDCIFCKIISGEIPASKVYEDDQVLAFLDITQVTKGHTLVVPKKHYRNVLDMDEEAAATLFSVVPTIACQLKEKLGASGLNIVNNNEEAAGQTVFHTHIHLLPRFNNQDGLNIQFKANDPDFPALAQLAQELYLGE; translated from the coding sequence ATGTCGGATTGTATTTTTTGCAAAATTATCTCTGGAGAAATACCAGCTTCAAAAGTCTACGAAGATGACCAAGTATTAGCCTTTTTAGACATCACTCAGGTCACAAAAGGACACACATTGGTCGTCCCTAAAAAACACTACCGAAACGTACTTGACATGGATGAAGAAGCTGCAGCCACACTCTTTTCTGTTGTGCCAACCATCGCTTGTCAGTTAAAAGAAAAACTTGGAGCTAGTGGTCTAAACATCGTTAATAACAACGAGGAGGCCGCTGGACAAACCGTCTTTCATACACACATCCATCTCTTACCACGCTTTAACAATCAAGATGGATTGAACATTCAATTTAAAGCCAACGACCCTGACTTCCCAGCCCTGGCTCAACTAGCACAAGAGCTCTATCTAGGAGAATAA
- a CDS encoding LCP family protein, producing the protein MTIGKKIFLMSLAIVGLTLGAGLIYGASLLNFSTGTISKTYKQLDGEKEITPIDATEPLTILLMGVDMDQATRGGDWEGGRSDSMILVTVNPKTKETNMMSLTRDIMVEIAEANGESSGTVEKLNHSYSYGQAPMAIATIEKMMDINIDRYIEINMDGLIELVDAVGGIEVNNTLGFPISISEHEPAYTSIVQPGKQLVNGDQALVYARMRYDDPEGDIGRQRRQREVITAIIKKLLQLDGLTQYKKILTAISNNMRTNIEISPATIPSLLGYKDSVSKLNSYQLRGVDQMVDEIYYQLPTSEHLLEMQNILKKSIGLEEKTDLVTNVKVYEGQMGLPSPINVYDVYTNLLLLEASPWAESLDPEIGSPSATTTVTTEEQVTDFSTEPVLGDENGSQ; encoded by the coding sequence ATGACAATTGGAAAAAAAATATTCTTAATGTCTTTGGCTATTGTTGGTTTAACACTAGGTGCCGGCTTAATATATGGAGCCAGCTTGTTAAATTTTTCTACAGGTACTATTTCAAAAACCTATAAGCAGCTAGATGGAGAAAAAGAAATCACTCCTATTGATGCGACAGAGCCCCTAACCATCCTACTGATGGGAGTGGATATGGACCAAGCAACCCGTGGGGGAGATTGGGAGGGTGGTCGTAGTGATTCGATGATTTTGGTAACTGTTAATCCTAAGACTAAGGAAACCAATATGATGAGCTTGACTCGTGATATTATGGTTGAGATTGCAGAAGCGAATGGGGAGTCTTCAGGAACGGTTGAAAAACTAAATCATTCTTATAGCTACGGACAGGCACCGATGGCCATTGCCACGATCGAAAAGATGATGGATATTAACATTGACCGCTATATCGAAATAAATATGGATGGTCTGATTGAGCTTGTTGATGCGGTTGGAGGTATTGAGGTAAACAATACTCTTGGCTTCCCTATATCCATTTCGGAACATGAGCCTGCCTACACCTCTATTGTTCAGCCGGGGAAACAGTTGGTAAATGGGGATCAGGCGCTGGTTTATGCTCGGATGCGCTATGATGATCCTGAGGGTGATATCGGACGTCAGAGACGCCAACGAGAAGTTATCACGGCTATTATAAAAAAACTCCTCCAGTTAGATGGTTTGACCCAGTATAAGAAGATTTTGACCGCCATTTCCAATAATATGCGAACCAACATTGAGATTAGTCCTGCGACAATTCCAAGCCTCTTGGGTTATAAAGACTCGGTCTCTAAGTTGAATTCCTATCAGTTGCGCGGTGTGGATCAAATGGTTGATGAAATCTATTATCAATTACCAACCAGTGAACATCTATTGGAAATGCAAAATATTTTGAAAAAATCTATCGGCTTAGAAGAAAAGACCGACTTAGTCACAAACGTGAAGGTCTACGAAGGACAGATGGGATTACCAAGTCCAATCAACGTTTATGATGTATATACAAATCTCTTGCTGTTAGAAGCAAGTCCATGGGCAGAAAGCTTGGATCCGGAAATAGGGAGTCCATCGGCTACTACGACTGTGACAACAGAAGAGCAGGTAACCGATTTTTCAACAGAGCCAGTACTTGGTGATGAAAACGGGTCACAATAA
- a CDS encoding GNAT family N-acetyltransferase has translation MSEKEVYFSEAEPADAAAFIDFMNQVARETDYLVMDETGFRFSVDEMETIFEAGIENPRELCLLAKVGSEVVGAISVKSSKQFRISHIGNIFIAVKKAYWGHGLGTILLEEVLHWAEEMDVLKRLELTVQVRNQAAVHLYQKLGFNIEGTQVRGARTDEGEWLDLYYMGKLIGEV, from the coding sequence ATGTCTGAAAAAGAAGTGTATTTTAGTGAAGCTGAACCAGCTGATGCAGCAGCTTTTATTGATTTTATGAATCAAGTTGCTAGAGAAACGGATTATCTGGTCATGGATGAGACTGGTTTTCGATTTAGTGTTGATGAAATGGAGACCATCTTCGAAGCAGGAATCGAAAATCCTCGTGAATTGTGCCTGCTGGCTAAGGTTGGTTCGGAAGTCGTCGGCGCAATTTCTGTTAAGTCCTCTAAGCAGTTTCGCATTAGCCATATCGGAAATATTTTTATTGCAGTAAAAAAAGCCTATTGGGGTCACGGTCTAGGGACGATTTTACTGGAGGAAGTATTGCATTGGGCAGAGGAAATGGATGTATTGAAACGTTTGGAATTAACGGTTCAGGTTCGCAATCAGGCGGCAGTACATTTATACCAAAAACTAGGATTCAACATTGAAGGAACCCAGGTACGTGGGGCTAGAACAGATGAAGGAGAATGGCTTGATCTTTATTATATGGGCAAGTTAATTGGTGAAGTATGA
- the tsaE gene encoding tRNA (adenosine(37)-N6)-threonylcarbamoyltransferase complex ATPase subunit type 1 TsaE, whose translation MYSQKENELIAIGERIGKACKPNQVLVLSGDLGAGKTTLTKGLAKGLKIEQMIKSPTYTIVREYEGTMPLYHLDVYRIGDDPDSIDLDDFLYGGGLTVIEWGELLDVSLFDDYLLIRIEKEGDGRRLTVESHGAQSSDLAKEFQNV comes from the coding sequence ATGTATAGTCAGAAGGAAAATGAATTGATTGCCATTGGTGAGAGAATTGGAAAAGCCTGTAAGCCAAATCAAGTTCTAGTATTATCAGGGGATTTGGGTGCTGGGAAAACTACTCTGACCAAGGGTTTGGCCAAGGGTTTAAAAATTGAACAGATGATTAAGAGTCCTACTTATACGATTGTTCGAGAGTATGAGGGGACCATGCCACTCTATCACTTAGATGTTTATCGAATTGGAGATGATCCTGACTCGATTGATTTGGATGATTTTCTCTATGGAGGTGGTCTAACGGTTATCGAGTGGGGAGAATTACTGGATGTCAGTCTGTTTGATGACTATTTGCTCATTCGTATAGAGAAAGAGGGAGATGGTCGACGATTGACAGTCGAATCTCATGGGGCTCAAAGTAGCGATTTAGCGAAGGAGTTCCAAAATGTCTGA
- a CDS encoding DAK2 domain-containing protein, which produces MSKITTSLFQEMVQAASTRLNKQAEYVNSLNVFPVPDGDTGTNMGMTITNGAKEVADKSASTVGEVAQILSKGLLMGARGNSGVITSQLFRGFGQSVKGKVELDGKDLAQAFQHGVEVAYKAVMKPVEGTILTVSRGAATAALKKAEETDDAVEVMRATLDGANRALKKTPEMLPVLKEVGVVDSGGQGLVYIYEGFLSALTGEYIASEDFEATPAVMSEMINAEHHKSVAGHVATEDITFGYCTEIMVALRQGPTYVKDFDYEEFRNYLNDLGDSLLVVNDDEIVKVHVHTEDPGLVMQAGLQYGSLVKVKVDNMREQHEAQVEKEESFQKPAEQKEYAIIAVAAGEGLTEIFKSQGVDYVISGGQTMNPSTEDFVNAIELVNARNVILLPNNKNILMAAQTAAEVAEVAVKVVETKTLPQGFTSLLVFDPSRDLESNFEAMTASLAEVKSGSVTTAVRDTTIDGLEIHENDNLGMVDGKIVVSNPDMMETLVATFEKMLDEDSEIVTIYIGEDGNEELAQTLAEQLEEQFEDVEVEIHQGNQPVYPYLFSVE; this is translated from the coding sequence GTGTCTAAAATTACAACTAGTTTATTTCAAGAAATGGTGCAAGCAGCATCAACTCGTCTGAATAAACAAGCCGAATATGTGAACTCACTCAATGTTTTCCCAGTTCCAGATGGGGATACTGGTACCAACATGGGGATGACTATTACCAATGGTGCTAAAGAAGTAGCAGATAAGTCTGCTTCTACTGTTGGAGAAGTTGCACAAATTCTTTCTAAGGGCTTGTTGATGGGAGCTCGTGGAAACTCAGGTGTTATTACGTCGCAATTGTTCCGCGGTTTTGGTCAATCTGTTAAAGGCAAGGTTGAATTGGACGGTAAGGATTTGGCGCAAGCTTTTCAACATGGTGTAGAAGTGGCTTATAAAGCCGTTATGAAGCCAGTTGAAGGTACAATTCTTACTGTTTCTCGTGGGGCAGCCACTGCTGCTTTGAAAAAAGCAGAAGAGACTGATGATGCGGTTGAGGTCATGCGTGCTACTCTTGACGGTGCTAATCGTGCTCTTAAGAAAACGCCAGAGATGCTTCCAGTCTTGAAGGAAGTTGGTGTTGTCGATTCAGGTGGACAAGGTCTTGTTTACATTTATGAAGGCTTCTTGTCAGCTTTGACAGGTGAGTATATTGCTTCGGAAGATTTTGAGGCGACACCTGCTGTTATGTCTGAAATGATCAATGCTGAGCACCACAAGTCAGTTGCAGGTCATGTAGCGACTGAAGATATTACCTTTGGTTACTGTACCGAAATCATGGTGGCTCTTCGCCAGGGTCCTACTTATGTCAAGGACTTTGATTATGAAGAATTCCGTAACTACCTTAACGACCTTGGGGATTCCCTCCTTGTGGTCAACGATGATGAAATCGTTAAAGTCCATGTCCATACAGAAGATCCAGGTTTGGTCATGCAAGCGGGTCTTCAATATGGTAGCTTGGTCAAGGTAAAAGTGGATAATATGCGTGAGCAACATGAAGCTCAGGTTGAGAAAGAAGAAAGTTTCCAAAAACCGGCTGAACAAAAAGAGTATGCTATTATTGCGGTAGCTGCTGGGGAAGGTTTGACAGAAATCTTCAAATCACAAGGTGTTGACTATGTGATTTCAGGTGGTCAGACCATGAACCCATCAACAGAAGATTTTGTCAATGCTATTGAATTGGTCAATGCCCGTAATGTCATCTTGTTGCCAAACAATAAGAACATCTTGATGGCGGCTCAGACGGCTGCTGAGGTTGCAGAAGTTGCGGTTAAGGTTGTGGAAACCAAGACCCTGCCACAAGGGTTCACTAGCTTGCTTGTTTTTGATCCAAGTCGTGATTTGGAAAGCAACTTTGAAGCGATGACGGCATCGCTTGCAGAGGTGAAAAGCGGTAGCGTGACAACTGCGGTCCGCGATACAACCATTGACGGTCTTGAAATCCATGAGAATGATAACCTTGGTATGGTTGATGGCAAGATTGTGGTTTCTAATCCAGATATGATGGAAACACTTGTCGCTACATTTGAGAAAATGCTTGATGAAGATAGCGAAATCGTGACAATCTATATCGGTGAAGATGGTAATGAAGAATTGGCTCAAACTCTTGCTGAACAGCTAGAAGAACAATTTGAAGATGTCGAGGTCGAAATCCATCAAGGAAATCAACCAGTCTACCCATATCTTTTCAGCGTAGAATAA
- a CDS encoding Asp23/Gls24 family envelope stress response protein, which yields MTVKINTKDGQIELTDDVIATVVGGATTEIFGVVGMASKSAIKDNFQALLRKENYSKGVVIKTLEDGRIAVDVYTVMSYGVKISEVSRNIQERVKFNLENQLGISVDAVNVFIQNIKVVGE from the coding sequence ATGACTGTTAAAATCAATACTAAAGACGGCCAAATCGAATTGACTGATGACGTGATTGCCACAGTTGTTGGCGGTGCTACGACTGAGATTTTCGGTGTTGTTGGGATGGCTAGTAAGTCTGCGATCAAGGATAATTTTCAAGCACTTTTGAGAAAAGAAAATTATTCTAAAGGTGTTGTGATCAAGACCTTGGAAGATGGTCGCATTGCAGTCGATGTTTATACTGTGATGAGCTACGGTGTAAAAATCAGTGAAGTATCTCGCAATATCCAAGAACGTGTTAAGTTCAACTTGGAAAATCAACTAGGTATCTCTGTAGATGCCGTCAATGTCTTTATCCAAAATATCAAAGTCGTAGGAGAATAA
- a CDS encoding ABC transporter permease: MSKENKKQAQSASTPPGGFRVIAREFMKDRLALTSLIILVTVLLAVFIGALLLDQEQVMKVNLLGRYLEPGVNGYILGTDEGGKDIFGQLIIGARNSIIIGFTITIITSIVGISIGLISGYYGGRLDGFLMRIVDFIMILPVTMLIIVFVTVIKNYTIYHFILIMSAFYWTAKARLFRTRTLSEASLDYVNASKTLGTSDFMIMFREILPNLSSLIIVNLTLNFAGNIGIETSLTYLGFGLPSTVPSLGTLIANARNADILENKTWIWLPAAIFILVMMLCINYVGQAFQRAADAKQRLG; the protein is encoded by the coding sequence GTGAGTAAAGAAAATAAAAAACAAGCACAATCTGCTTCAACTCCTCCAGGTGGCTTCCGTGTCATCGCGCGGGAGTTTATGAAGGATCGACTTGCATTGACCTCATTAATTATCTTAGTGACGGTTCTCTTGGCAGTCTTTATCGGAGCGCTTCTGTTGGATCAAGAACAAGTTATGAAAGTCAACCTTTTGGGACGTTACTTGGAACCAGGTGTTAACGGCTATATCTTGGGGACAGATGAAGGTGGTAAAGATATCTTTGGTCAGCTGATTATCGGTGCTCGTAACTCAATCATTATCGGTTTTACCATTACGATTATTACTAGTATCGTTGGTATCTCTATCGGTCTGATTTCTGGTTATTACGGTGGTCGCTTGGACGGATTCTTGATGCGTATTGTCGATTTCATCATGATTTTGCCGGTGACTATGTTGATCATTGTGTTCGTGACAGTTATCAAGAACTATACGATCTATCACTTCATTCTCATCATGAGTGCCTTTTACTGGACAGCCAAGGCTCGTCTATTCCGTACAAGGACATTGTCAGAGGCAAGCTTGGATTATGTCAATGCATCAAAAACATTGGGAACAAGCGACTTCATGATTATGTTCCGTGAAATTTTACCAAACTTAAGTTCATTGATTATCGTTAACTTGACCTTGAACTTTGCGGGAAATATTGGTATCGAGACTTCGTTGACTTATCTTGGTTTCGGTCTACCATCGACAGTACCAAGTTTGGGTACCTTGATTGCCAATGCCCGCAATGCAGATATTTTGGAAAACAAGACATGGATTTGGTTGCCAGCAGCCATCTTCATCCTTGTGATGATGCTCTGTATCAACTATGTCGGACAAGCTTTCCAACGTGCAGCAGATGCTAAGCAGCGTTTAGGTTAA
- the opp4B gene encoding oligopeptide ABC transporter permease, whose amino-acid sequence MWKTVLRRLLMMIPQIIILSIIAFFVAKMMPGDPFTGLIDPNIDPAIIEQKRIAAGYYDPIPVQYFRWIGNLLQGDFGQSILFKQPVVDVIMQRLNNTIWLSLLTMVLTYLIALPLGMIAGRYQNSLADKIIGVYNFLTFSTPTFVFAILMLWMFGFSLGWFPTRGSIDGGVAGFAAILSRLHHMILPAITMAILSTTVTIQYLRTGIIDAKSQDYVRTARAKGVPERVVYNRHIFRNSILPIASFLGYELTGLIGGSIFIENIFTYPGIGQLFFNSISSRDYSVILALLLIFGMGTLLGTLISDIIMSIVDPRIRVK is encoded by the coding sequence ATGTGGAAAACAGTATTACGTCGTTTACTCATGATGATTCCGCAGATTATTATCTTGAGCATCATTGCTTTCTTTGTTGCGAAGATGATGCCGGGGGATCCCTTTACAGGATTGATTGACCCAAATATCGATCCAGCAATCATCGAACAAAAACGGATTGCGGCAGGTTACTATGACCCAATCCCTGTTCAGTATTTCCGTTGGATTGGTAATCTTTTGCAGGGGGATTTTGGTCAAAGTATCCTCTTCAAGCAACCTGTTGTTGATGTTATCATGCAACGTTTAAACAACACTATTTGGTTGTCTTTATTGACGATGGTGTTGACTTATTTGATTGCCCTTCCATTGGGGATGATTGCAGGTCGTTACCAAAACTCGCTTGCAGATAAAATCATTGGCGTGTATAACTTCTTGACATTTTCAACTCCAACTTTCGTTTTTGCCATCCTTATGCTTTGGATGTTTGGCTTTAGTTTGGGTTGGTTCCCAACGCGTGGGTCGATTGACGGTGGTGTAGCAGGATTTGCAGCCATTCTCAGTCGCTTACACCACATGATTCTGCCAGCGATTACAATGGCAATTTTGTCAACAACAGTCACTATTCAATATCTTCGTACGGGGATTATCGATGCGAAGAGCCAGGACTATGTTCGTACAGCTCGTGCCAAAGGTGTTCCTGAGAGAGTTGTTTATAACCGTCATATCTTCCGTAATTCTATCTTGCCAATTGCATCTTTCTTGGGCTATGAATTGACAGGGTTGATTGGTGGTTCTATCTTCATTGAAAATATTTTCACTTATCCAGGTATCGGTCAGTTATTCTTCAACTCTATTTCTAGTCGTGACTATAGTGTCATCTTGGCTTTGTTGTTGATATTTGGTATGGGTACCTTGTTGGGGACATTGATTTCAGATATTATCATGAGTATCGTGGATCCACGTATCCGTGTGAAATAG
- a CDS encoding ATP-binding cassette domain-containing protein, with the protein MGFIEVKDLKVHYPIRSGFFNRVTDHVYAVDGVNIEFEEGKTYGLVGESGSGKSTIGKAIIGLERATSGQIIYEGQNVTNKSRGKKGNFNRDVQMIFQDSLSSFNPKKRILDIIAEPIRNFDRLSPDEEKKKVLHLLDTIGLNEEALIKYPHEFSGGQRQRIGVARALASNPRLIIADEPVSALDLSVQAQVLNYMKRIQDEFKLSYLFISHDLGVVQHMCDELFIMYRGRFVETGNKNDIYNNPQHIYTKRLLSAIPTIDPVNRLKNKEKRLAAEKEYQEMQGQYYDENGRVYDLRSFSETHQVALPEGGQN; encoded by the coding sequence GTGGGATTTATTGAAGTAAAAGATTTAAAAGTCCATTATCCAATTCGTAGTGGCTTCTTTAACCGTGTGACGGATCATGTCTATGCTGTCGATGGCGTTAATATTGAGTTTGAAGAAGGAAAAACCTATGGTTTGGTAGGTGAGTCAGGTTCTGGGAAATCGACCATTGGTAAGGCAATTATCGGTTTAGAGCGTGCCACTTCTGGTCAGATTATCTATGAGGGACAAAATGTAACCAACAAATCACGTGGTAAAAAAGGAAACTTTAATCGTGATGTTCAAATGATTTTCCAAGATTCTCTTTCAAGTTTTAACCCGAAAAAACGTATTTTGGACATCATTGCGGAACCAATCCGTAACTTTGACCGCTTATCTCCAGATGAAGAAAAGAAAAAGGTTCTTCATCTCTTGGATACAATCGGTCTAAATGAAGAAGCCCTGATTAAATATCCTCATGAATTCTCAGGTGGTCAGCGCCAACGTATCGGTGTTGCTCGTGCCTTGGCTAGTAACCCTCGTTTGATTATTGCTGATGAGCCGGTTTCTGCCTTGGATTTGTCTGTTCAGGCACAGGTCTTGAACTATATGAAACGTATCCAAGATGAGTTCAAGCTTAGCTATCTCTTTATTTCCCATGACCTCGGTGTTGTACAACACATGTGTGATGAATTGTTCATCATGTATCGCGGACGTTTCGTAGAGACAGGAAATAAGAACGATATTTATAATAATCCACAACATATTTACACTAAACGTTTGTTGTCTGCGATTCCAACGATTGACCCAGTCAACCGTTTGAAGAATAAAGAAAAACGTTTGGCTGCTGAAAAAGAGTATCAAGAAATGCAAGGTCAATACTATGATGAAAACGGTCGTGTGTACGATTTGAGATCCTTCTCAGAAACTCATCAAGTAGCCCTTCCAGAAGGAGGTCAGAACTAA